The genomic interval AGGCAGGCTTTCGTGGTATGATAGCCGTGCCAACGATCCGACGAGATCAGCGGAGTGGCGTCTATATTATCAGGGCAATCCGGTAACGGAATTGATGGAGCCGGGTGACAGTCTATTCGTTGCTCGCCGCCCTGATGACCACATCCTCTTTATTGTCACGCCCGATGGCACTGATATTCAAAGTCAGCTTGTTTGGCTTTTCGGTTTATCGGAACAACCCTCTCTCGCTTTTGAGCAGAGGGAGATCACCCGCGACAGCGGTGGCGAAGTGGACTTCGCAGCACGGTTTATTCTGGATGAGCTTGGCATCGAGGCTGCTGAACCAGAGGCCGACCTATTAGACAGTCTCATTGAGCGGTTTGGGCTGAAGTTCCCCAAAACTCGGGTTTTTTCTGAACTCGCGCGAACCTCCCTGCCCGAGATCAGTGCGCAAGATGACCCTGATGAAGTCTTGCTATCTTGGATGGAACGCGAGGAATTAATGTTTCGTCGGCTTGAACGACGTATCGTGGCCGACCGGATCGCGAACGGGTTCGCTGGGCCAGATGGAGCAGATGTCGATGGCTTCCTGAAGTTCTCTCTCTCGGTTCAGAACACTCGGAAGGCGCGCGTTGGCTTGGCCCTTGAGAACCATCTTGAAGCGATATTTTTAGCCCATGACGTTCGATATGCTCGTGGAGCGGAAACCGAAAACAAGAATAAGCCGGATTTTCTCTTTCCGGGTCAAGATCAATACCGCGACCCGAGCTTTCCGGTTGAGTTGCTGACCATGCTGGGATCAAAATCCACGCTAAAAGATCGTTGGCGACAGGTGCTATCCGAGGCGGAACGCATCCCGGTAAAACACCTTGCCACCCTTTCTCCGGGCCTCTCGGAAAATCAGACTGACGAGATGCGAGCCAAATCCTTGCAATTAGTCGTCCCGAGGGGGCTTCATGAGACATACCGAAATACGCAACGGGCATGGCTCATGGATATGCGAGCGTTCTTGGCAATGGTCCGGACAAGGCAGCGAGCTTAGGAAACCTAATTTTTGTTCAGACCCATTTCTCTGCTTTGGAGCTTGCGCTTCCATAGTTGCTCCATCGCGATGATCTGCTCGACCGTCGCGGCTGAACCGGCCACCTCTAAGATGCTGACCTGATAATCCGATGGATCGCGGCTCTTGAGGCCGACGTTACCGCCATGCCCTGTCGCGATATAGCTCTGCCAGCGTCCCCAAAACCCTTCGAAGCCATGCGCAGCACCAACATATTGTTCTCGGGTTCGGGGGCATGTCAGTAGATAAACGCCCCTGCTCGCCGATAATGTGGCAACCCATGATGGAGGCAGGCTCGGAAGGCTGGCAAGATTTTCAACAAAATGCGTAAAGCCGGGAAAGTCCGGCTCCCGAAAGGTCTGTGTGAGTTCAACAATCGGCTTGTCGCCCGTGTTGCTGTCGGCTCGCTGCGCCCACGAGCGGGCTCCCGGCCCCCACTCCACCTTCAAACATCCGATGAATGGGTCAAAAGCGGGCAGCCGCGAGCACTCATAGAGGTCAAGTTCAAGGTTCATCTGAAGGCGCGAAAGGCGGTAGAGCGGATCGACCCAATCGTCGGGCGCGGGCGACGAACCGAATACTTCATACATTCCGGCGAACATCGTGCTGCCATCAGGAGGCACCACGAAACTGGCCCAATACCGACTAGCGAAGTATTCGCGCCGGTTAGCCCGCTGCGCACTCTGGTAACGCTCGAACTCCGCTCTGTCATCGCGCCATAGCGCGTATGGTGTCAGTCCGCTGTCGGCTACATGCTGGTGTCGCATGAGGCGCACGTTGAAAGGATCGAGCCCACCGTTCTTCAGCACCATGTTGAAAGTCAGTGCCACCCCACGCTCCCGCCCTATTCCTATCGCTGCAACCAGTTGCACGAATGTGCCAACATATCGGTTTACAGCGATTTCTGAAGTGCTTGAAATATAAGGAGCCCAATCTTGCCCGGTTTACAGCAGAAACCGCAGAAATCCGCCGATTATGGGAGCTTGGGAAGCTGCTGCTCTACCATTGAGCTACACCCGCGGGTGCGCCCGGACTTACGGCGGCGCCGTGACACGGTCAATCGCGCAGTGAAGATGGTTAGGCATATCCCTGCGTTTAGCCTGTACGGTTAATTCGGAACAGGGCGGGGCGGCGGTTCCTTCTTGATATATGAGGACTTTTCCAACGACGCCCGATCGACACCGCGATCACCCCCACCACCTCCCCAGTCGCCGCGAGCGGCTACGCGCGCTGATGCGCCTGAAATCGCAGCGCCAGATACTTGGTGCCGGACTGGGCTTCAGCCTGGCCCTGTGCGCCATTCTGGCGAGCGCGGTCGCCATCGATTCCGGCCCGCGTTCCGACGTCGTGCCCTTGGGCAGGGGAGTGGCCAGTGTCGAGGACCATGCGGTTTCCCAGTTCGACGTTCCCGCGTTGCCGGAACGGCCCGAGGTCCAGCCTGCCGCCTTGTCCCCGCCGCCCCCTTCCCCCCGGGAAAGCGCGCTCGGCGAAGGCCACGCCAGCTATTACGGTGACGAACTTGCCGGGAACCGCACCGCCAGCGGGGAGCGCTTCGACCCCGAAAGCCTGACCGCCGCGCACCGGACCCTCCCGCTCGGCAGCAGGGTACGCGTGACCAACCCGCGCAATGGCGACAGCGTGATCGTGCGGATCAACGATCGCGGACCCTATCACGGCAACCGCGTCATCGACCTTTCCCTGGCGGCAGCGCGGGCGATCGGCCTCATCCGCGCCGGAAGCGGAAGGGTCAGTCTCGCTCTGCTGACCTGACGACGCGCTTCGGGGAAAGGCTTCGCGCCTCGCGCGTTGACGAGGCTTGAGTGCAACAGCGACAGGCCTGTCTTTCATGGTTCGTCACTTCACGTTCGCCCTGCCCCTTGCCGTAATTGGGGCAATGCTGGCGGCCTGCGACGGCGGCGGCGATCCGGGTGAAGAACGGCCGATCATTTCGCAGGCGGAAGAACCAGGAACGGACGCGGCGGCGGCGCCCGAACCTCCGACTCCTTCCGTGACGGGGACTGAGGCGGAAGCCTCTATCCCGGCTGCCCTTCAGGGCCGCTGGGGACTCAACGTCGCCGATTGCGAACCGGACCGCGCCGATGCCAAGGGGTTGCTGACCATCGATGCGACATCGCTGACTTTCTACGAAGCGCGGGCCACGCTGAGCGATATTGCGACGACATCCCCCACCAGTATCCGGGCGACCTTCGACTTCACCGGCGAAGGCATGACCTGGTCGCGCGATACCGCGCTCGAGACGCAGGACGAAGGATCGACCCTGGTAAGGCGCGAATTCGGAGAAGACGCGACGCCCGGCCCGTTTCGATATGCCCGCTGCCCGTAAGAGGAAGGATTACCTATGAACCTGCGCAGTTCCGGCCTGGCGGCCTGTCTCCTCGCATCGGTATCGGCCTGCACGACGATGCCCGCGCCGGGCGGGGAGGAGCCCATTCGCGTGCGCGAACCGTCGGGCGAATGCGACGCGGCGCCGGCGCAATCCCTGGTCGGTCGCCAGGCGAGCGAGACCGTCGGCGCCCGCGCGCTCGAACTCGCCCGCGCGGCAAACCTGCGCTGGATCCCGCCGCGCACCGCCGTGACGATGGACTACCGCGCCGATCGCCTGAACATCAGCTATGACGACGATTTGGTAATATTGCGGGTGTATTGCGGTTGACGATCGACAACCGAAGAGAGCCGCCTTGCCGTGATTGCCGTCGCCAGAATGTCCGCCGTCCTCTGCCTGCTGGGCGCGAGCGTGATCCTCAGCGGATGCGAGGATCCGCTCGCCGAACGGCAGGCCGCGGCAGAAGCGCAGATCGCCGCGCGTGCGGCGTCCGCTGCGCCGGCCGCGCCACGCGCCCCGGCGCGCACCGTGACGCCGAAAGAACGCGATGCCGTCCTGCGCCTGCGCGACCAGCAGCGCGGAACTACGGAGGGAACGGACGGCGACGAACCGCTGGTCGTCGATGCCGATGCCGCCTCGCTAATGGACGAGACGCAAGGGTTCGATCCCGCTCCGATGGACGATGCCCAGGGCTTCGATCCGTCGTCCGAGGATTCGCTCGCCGCGCAAGGGTGGGGCACCGCGGCCAACTGACCTGCTCAGAAACGGGGTTGCCCGCTGCGCGCCGCGATGACAGGAGGCGCAGCCGGAGAGACCTATGACAGACCAGTTCCAGCTTACCGACGACCAGCTTGCCATTCAGGACATGGCCAGCCGCTTCACGGCGGATGCCATCACGCCCCACGCCGCGAAATGGGACGAGGAGCACACGCTCCCCGTGGACGTTCTGCGCGAGGCGGCCGAACTCGGTTTCGGCGGAATCTATGTCAGCGAAGACGGCGGCGGCATCGGCCTGGGGCGACTGGAGGCGGCGCTGATATTCGAGGCGCTGTCCTATGGCTGCCCCTCGACCAGCGCGTTCCTGTCCATCCATAACATGACCGCCTGGATGCTCGATACCTACGGGTCCGAAGAGCTGAAGGCCAGATACCTGCCGGACATGATCTCGGCCGAGCTGCTCGGTTCGTACTGCCTGACCGAACCCGGCTCCGGGTCCGACGCGGCGGCCCTCAAGACGAAGGCCGTGCGTGACGGCGACGATTACCTGGTCACCGGCACCAAGCAATTCATCTCCGGCGCGGGCCATAACGACCTGTATTTCGTCATGTGCCGTACCGGAGACGACAGTCCGCGCGGCATTTCCTGCCTGCTGATCGAGAAGGACAGCGAGGGTCTGACCTTCGGCGCGCAGGAAAAGAAGCTTGGCTGGCATTCGCAGCCGACGGCGACGGTCAATCTCGACAGCGTGCGGGTTCCCGCCGGCAACCGGGTTGGCGGCGAGGGCGAGGGCTTTCGCATCGCCATGTCGGGGCTTGACGGCGGCCGGCTAAACATCGGAGCCTGCTCGCTGGGCGGGGCCCAGAGGTGTCTCGACGAGGCCTTGCGCTATACCAAGGAACGCAAGCAGTTCGGACAGTCCGTGGCCGATTTCCAGAACACCCAGTTCACCCTCGCCGACATGGCTACCGAACTGGAGGCTGCGCGGGCACTGCTGTATCTCGCCGCGTCGAAGGTCACTTCCCGCGCGCCCGACCGCACCCGTTTCGCGGCGATGGCCAAGCGGCTGGCGACCGATACCGGCAGCGCGGTGGTGGACCGCGCGCTGCAACTGCACGGCGGATACGGCTATCTGCAGGATTACCCGGTGGAACGCTTCTGGCGCGACCTGCGCGTCCATTCTATTCTGGAGGGAACGAACCAGATCATGCGGATGATCGTGGGCCGCGACCTGCTGCGACAGTAACGGCGGCGTGATCGCCCGCTTCGGACCGGCGGACCATCCCGCCCCCTCCCCCGCTTGAACGGAGAACACCCAGATGACCGACGACGTCCGCACGCAGATCGAAGCCGGCATCGGGCGCATCACGCTAACCCGGCCCAGGGCGCTGCATTCGCTGACCACCGCCATGTGCGAGGCGATCAACGAGGCGCTGCTCGCCTGGCGAGACAACGATACCGTGCGCGCCGTGGCGATCGACCACGAGGACGGTACGCGCGGCTTTTGCGCGGGCGGCGATGTCGCGATGGTTCGCCGATCCGCACTGGAGGACGGCGGCGAGGCGGGCCGGGCCTTCTTCTTCCACGAATATCGCATGAACCATCTGCTGTTCACCTATCCCAAGCCGACCGTCGCCTTCATGGACGGGGTGACTATGGGTGGCGGGGTCGGCCTGTCGCAGCCATGCGATTTCCGCGTGGCGACACAGAACACCATGTTCGCCATGCCCGAAGGATCCATCGGTCTGTTTCCCGATGTCGGCGCCGGGCATTACCTGCCGCGCCTGCCGGGTGAGACCGGCAAGTTCCTGGCGCTCACCGCGGCGCGGCTCGACGGGGCGGAATGTCTCTGGGCCGGACTTGCGACCCATTACCTCGCACAAGACGGCGTCGCCGAGGCGAAGCGCCGGATGATGTCGGGTGAAGAGATCGACGCGGTACTCGGCGACCTTGCGATCGTCGCGCCCGAACCGCGCATCGCGGGCAACGCGGAAAGTATCGACAAGCTTTTCGCTCCAGCCGAACTCGAGGCGATCATCGACGCGCTTGCCGGAGATTCGGCCGACTGGGCGGCGAAGGAGTTGAAGGCCGTCCAGGCGAAATGCCCGATGACGGGAAAGGTGGCGTTGCGGCAGTTCGCGCAGAACGCGCAGTGCACCGATTTCGCCGCGAACATGGCGATGGAATACCGGGTCGCTTCCCGGATGATGATGCGGCACGACTTCGCCGAAGGCGTGCGGGCCGTGCTGATCGACAAGGACAACGCGCCGGCGTGGAAGCCCGATCGACCCGAGGACATCAGCGCCACCATGCTGGACGACATCTTCGCCCCGCTAGGCCAGGGCGAGGAATGGACGCCCTTCGGCTAGTCTGACCATTTCGGGCTACTTCGCCCGAAAGATTTTCGATCCGTCATGTCACTTGCCCTTGTGCAGCGCACAAGGCAGTGACCGGCCCCATGAAAGGTCTGACCCATCTCGAGCGGCTCGAAGCCGAGAGCGTTCATATCATCCGCGAGGTCGCAGCCGAGTCGGCCAGGCCGGTGATGCTGTATTCGGTCGGCAAGGACAGCGCCGTCATGCTGCACCTTGCCAAGAAGGCGTTCCATCCCTCTCCTCCGCCCTTCCCGCTCATGCATGTCGATACCACGTGGAAGTTCAAGGACATGTACAGGCTGCGCAACAAGGCAGCCGAGGATGCCGGCATGGACCTCATCGTCCACCGCAACCCGGAAGCCGAGGAGCGTGGCATCAATCCGTTCGACCACGGCGCGCTGCATACCGACATGTGGAAGACCGAAGGGCTGAAGCAGGCGCTCACCAAGCATGGCTTCGATGCGGCGTTCGGTGGCGCGCGGCGCGACGAAGAGAAAAGCCGCGCGAAGGAACGCATCTTCTCCTTCCGCACGGCGAGCCATGGATGGGATCCGAAGAACCAGCGACCGGAACTGTGGAACATCTACAACACCCGGAAAGCGAAGGGCGAAAGCATTCGCGTCTTTCCGCTGAGCAACTGGACCGAGCTCGACATCTGGCAATACATCATGCGGGAGCAGATCGAGATCGTACCGCTCTATTTCGCGGCCGAGCGGCCTACCTATACCTATGAAGGCGGCCTGTTCATGGCCGACGATCCCGAACGGCTGGAGCGGGTCATGGGAAGGCGGCCCGAAATTACCATGCGGTCCGTCCGCTTCCGCACGCTCGGATGTTTCCCCCTGACAGGCGCGGTCGAAAGCGAGGCCTCCACCCTGGCCGAAGTGGTGCAGGAAATGCTGCTGACCACCACGTCCGAACGAGAAGGCCGTGTGATCGACAAGGAATCGGGCGACGCCAGCATGGAGAAGAAGAAGCAGGAGGGATATTTCTGATGACCGATTCCTCCTACAGGACCGACGCGCTGATCGCGGAAGACATCGAAGCCTATCTGGAACAGCATCAGAACAAGGGGCTGCTGCGCTTCATCACCTGCGGCAGCGTGGACGACGGCAAATCGACCCTGATCGGTCGCCTGCTCTACGATTCGAAGATGATCTTCGAAGACCAGCTCGCCGCGCTGGAAGCCGACAGCAGGCGCGTGGGCACGCAAGGCGAGGAAATCGACTTCGCCCTGCTGGTTGATGGGCTGGCGGCGGAACGCGAACAGGGTATCACCATCGACGTCGCCTATCGCTTCTTCGCCACCGAAAAACGCAAGTTCATCGTCGCCGACACCCCCGGTCACGAACAATACACCCGCAACATGGTGACGGGGGCCAGCACGGCCGACCTGGCCGTCATCCTGATCGACGCGCGCAAAGGCGTCCTGACGCAGACGAAAAGGCATAGTTTCCTCGCCCATCTCATCGGCATCCGGAATATCGTGCTGGCGGTGAACAAGATGGACCTGGTCGATTACGACCAGCCGACCTTCGAACACATCGTTGCCGACTATCGCAGTTTCGCAAGCGAGATCGGCATCGCGGACTTCACGCCGATCCCGATATCCGGTTTCAGGGGCGACAACATCACCACCGCCCCGTCCGCCAATACGCCGTGGTACGAAGGACCATCGCTGATCGAGCATCTGGAAACCGTCGAGCTGAAAAGCGCCGCGGCACAGGACGCCTCCTTCCGCATGCCGGTCCAGTGGGTCAACCGCCCCAATCTCGATTTTCGCGGTTTCTCGGGCCTCATCGCGGCCGGCACGGTGAAGCCGGGCGATGCGGTGCGGATCGTGCCTTCGGGCAAGACCAGTACGGTTGCGCGCATCGTTACGGCGGATGGCGATCTAGACGAGGCGGTCGCCGGTCAGGCCGTCACCCTTACGCTCGATGACGAGGTCGATTGCTCGCGCGGCAGCGTGGTCGCCGCGAAGGACGATCCACCCGAACGCGCGGACCAGTTCGAAGCCAATATCGTGTGGATGAGCGACGAGGATCTGATTCCCGGTCGCGGTTACTGGCTCAAACTGGCCACGCAGCAGGTGACGGCCACCGTCGCACAGCCGAAATACGAGATCGACGTCAACACGCTCGAGCATCTGGCGGCCAAGACCCTGTCGCTCAACGCCATCGGCGTGGCGGAAGTGACCACCGACAAGCCCATCACCTTCGAACCTTACGACGAAAGCGCGCCGCTGGGCGGCTTCATCCTGATCGACAAGCTGACGAACGCGACGGTCGCGGCGGGCATGATCAATTTCAGCCTCCGGCGCTCGCAGAACGTGCACTGGCAGTCCGTGGACATCACCCGCGACCAGCACGCCGCGCTCAAGAACCAGAAGCCTGCGGTGCTCTGGTTCACCGGTCTGTCGGGTAGCGGCAAGTCCACCATCGCGAACATAGTCGAGAAGAAGCTGTACCGGATGAACCGGCACACTTTCCTGCTCGACGGAGACAATATCCGCCACGGGCTGAACAAGGATCTCGGCTTTACCGATACCGACCGTATCGAGAATATCCGCCGCGTCGGCGAAGTGGCGAAGCTCATGGCGGATGCGGGCACCATCGTCATCACCGCATTCATCAGCCCGTTCCGCGCCGAACGGCAGATGGTGCGCGACATGCTGCCCGAAGGCGAGTTCATCGAAGTGTTTGTCGATACGCCGCTCGAGGTCGCCGAAGCGCGGGACGAAAAGGGTCTTTATGCCAAGGCGAGGGCCGGAAACCTGAAGAACTTCACCGGGATCGACAGTCCCTACGAAGAACCCGAGAACGCCGAGATCCGTATCGACACCACTTCGATAACCCCCGACGAGGCCGCCGACATCATCATCGACCGGTTGCTGGGAGATGCCTGATGCTCGATCGCATCCGCGTTCCATGACCGATGGCGAACTCGCCGCGCACCTCGCGTACCAGGCCGGACTGATCCTTCTGCAGGTACGCGAGAGCGGCATGTTCGAAGGCAAGGCGCTGGGCAAGGCCGGGGACGAGACCGCCAACCAGTTTCTCGTGCACGCCCTGCGACAGCAGCGCCCCGAGGACGGGCTGCTGTCCGAGGAAAGCAAGGATACGCTCGAACGGCTGAACAAGAAACGTGTCTGGATCGTCGATCCGGTGGACGGCACCCGCGAATACGGGGAAGCCCGATCGGACTGGGCGGTGCATGTCGGTCTTGCGATCGACGGCGTGGCGGAGATCGGCGCGGTCGCGCTGCCGGGTCTGGATGGCGGGGTGGTGCTCCGCAGCGACGAACCTGCCGACCTTCGATCGGCTTCGGACCGGCCGCGCCTCGTCGTCAGTCGCACGCGCCCCGCGGCCGAGGCGGTCGCGCTGGCGGAGACCCTGGGGGGTGAGCTGCTGCCGATGGGAAGCGCCGGGGCCAAGGCCATGGCGATCGTGCGCGGCGAGGCGGAAATCTATCTCCATTCCGGGGGTCAGTACGAATGGGACAGCTGCGCCCCCGTTGCCGTCGCGAAGGCGCACGGACTGCATTGCAGCCGAATCGACGGCAGTCCGATGGAATACAACCAGCGCGACGTCTATCTGCCCGACCTGCTGATCTGCCGCCCCGAATGGGCCGAGCGGGCACTGGCGCAAGTCGCCGGTCTGACCTGAGCTAGCCGATCGGCGGCTGGCCGTTCGACGCCGTCACCCCGCCATCCACCGGCACTACCGCGCCTGTCACCATGCGCGCATCGTCGCTCGCGAGGAAGGCGACCACCGCCGCGATATCTTCGGGCTGTTCGGGCGGCTGAAGCGCCATGCGATCGCGAAACCTGTCCATCAGCTTTTCATCGCCCGTGATGCCCTCGGCAAGCGGCGTATCGGTGAGCGACGGGGCGACCGCGTTCACCCGGACGCCCTTCGCGCCAAGATCGAGCGCCAGGGCCCGGGTGAAGTTGCTGATCGCGCCCTTCGAGGTGTTGTAGGCCAGCATCCCCCAATCACCCCCGAGGCCCGAAACCGAACTGGTGTTCACGATGCATCCGCCGCTCTCTTCCAGATGCGGAATTGCCGCGCGCGAGCAGTAGAACATCCCGTCGACATTGGTCCGCATGACCTTGTCCCAATCGTCATCGGTATGATCGGTCGGCGATTTCATGACGGCGACACCGGCATTGTTATGTAGGACGTGGATGCCGCCGTGCTCGCCCGCCACGGCATCTATCGCCTGCTTCACCGCTGCGCTGTCCCGAATATCGAGCTTGCGGGCGCTGACGTCGCCCTCGATCGCGTTTGCCATGCTGTCGAGATCGTCCGCTATGTCGAAAATGACGACTCGCGCGCCCTCCTGTGCGAACCGGGTCGCGGTTGCCTTGCCGATGCCCGAGCTACCGCCGGTGACGATGACGGTCTTGTCCTTGAAACGCTGCATGTGCCTTGTCCTATCGTGATCGTGATGGGTCGTGCCCTATCGACGCGGCGGGGCGGTCCCCGGTTCCGGCTTCCCCGTTCGAGCGGCCCTCAGACCCCGCATTCGTCCAGCGCCCGGCCGACCGCGCCGAGATAGGCCTGGCCGAACAGCCGCAGATGCACGAGCAGCGGCCACAGGCGGTAGACGGGCAGACGCTGCCGCCAGCCGGCATCAAGCTCCAGCGCATCGAAGAAGGCGGCCGGTGGGTGATCGAACAGGGTGAGCATCGCCACATCGACCTCGCGATGCCCGTAATAGCAGGCGGGGTCGATCAACGCGGCGACGCGGCCTTTGCCGAACAGGACGTTGCCACCCCACAGGTCGCCGTGCAGCAGCGCGGCGCGCGGTTCGGCGGGAAGCAGGTCGGGCAACCGTTTCGCCAGGCTCTCCAACCGCCCGGCGACGCCCGCGGGAATTTTCTCGCCATGACACAGCAAGCGGTTGCGTGCCCAGAAGGTCGGCCAGTCGTCTCTGGCCGTATTGGTGATCGCCACCGGCCCGAAGGCGTGGTCCGCGTCCCAGCCGTAGCGGGTGCCGTTCGCGGCGTGAAGCTGACCAAGGACGGCGGCGAGATCGCACCACCCTTCGGCATCGGGCCTGCCGCCGCCATCGACGAATTCCATCAGCAACAGCCCCGGTTCGGCGAAAATCACCTCGGGCGCGCGACCGCAGGCATCGCCAATGGCCCGCAGCATGGCCGCCTCGCGCCTGGTACCCTCGCCCGTCTTGGCGACGAGCTTTCGCCCGTCCGCAAGCGTCACGAACGTCGCCCCGCCGAGATCGCCGCCAGCCAGCTCGCGCATGTCCGAAACCGTTGAACCGGCGATTTCGGCGATGCGCGCGATGCGGCTCACGCTGCGAAACGGTCCGCCAGCGCGTCTGCGGCGGTCTTCACGATATGCCAGGTCTTCTCGAACACGGAGGCGCCCCCTTCATAGGGGTCGAACACCGGCTTTCCCTCCCATCCCGGAACCGCGTCGAGCAACAGCGCGATTTCGGCTGTCGAATTATCCGGCGCAAGCTGGCGCAGATTGGCAAGGTTCTGCGCATCGAGCGCGTAGATGTGCGTAAACCGTGTGAAATCCGCTTCCTCTACCTGCCGAGCACGCAGGCCGGAAATGTCGATGCCGACCTTGTGCCCCTGCGCAATCGCGCGATCGTCCGGCGGATCGCCGACATGCCATTCGCCCGTTCCTGCGCTGTCGATTTCGATATCGAGGCCGCGTGTGCGCGCCGCCTCCCGAAACGCGCCTTCCGCAAGCGGCGACCGGCAGATATTGCCAAGGCATACGAACAGGACCGATGGCTTGCCTGCCTCAGCCATTCCACAGATCCTGCCACGGCCCGCGGATCGCCAGCGTCATGGCCGGCGAATAGATGTTCATGAACATCGTGCGCCCGTCGGGGGAGAAGCTGACGCCGGCCGGCTCGGTCTGAATGCGGATCCGACCCAGATCGTAGGACTGTCCGGACGGTGTGATCCCGCGCAGGTGGTTGTCGACAGTGTCGGTATACTGATCCTCGCATACCACCAGATGCCCGCTCGGCGCGACGCACAGATTGTCGCCGTAGCTGTACTGCGCGATATCGGTACTCTCGAAAAACAGCGTCAACTCGTCTGTCGAAGGACGGAAGCGGAAGATCTGCCCCTCCTCCGCCGCGCCGCCGCTGGTGGCGGTGAAGTACATCTCCCCATCACCCATCCAGATGCCCTCGCCCCTGGCGATGATCGCCGCGCCCTGCGCGTGGCCGCGCTGGCGCAGATCGTCCTCGGGCGATTCCACATTGTCGAGGTCGATCCAGCGACCCGCGACGGGCTGACCGACCTGCACCTGCACGCTTTCCCGATTGCTGGTGTCGTCGACGCCGTTCAGCATCAGCGCCTGCAACCTGCCCCCGCGCGCAAGCTGGCCGGGGACGGCGGGAATGAAGCGGTAGAACAGCGAATCCTGCTTGTCCTCGGTCATGTACACCACGCCCGTCGCCGGATCGACGCAGGCGGCCTCGTGATTGAAGCGGCCCATTTCCCTCAGTGGGACCGGGTCGACCAGTCCGCCGGCATCGGCGGGCACTTCGAAGACGTAACCATGGTCCTTGTTGATGCGGCCATTGGCGCGATCGGTATTTTCCTCGCAGGAAAGCCAGCTGCCCCAAGGGGTAATCCCCCCGGCGCAATTGCGGATCGTACCGGCCAGGCTGCGATAGACCCGTTCGACCTCCAGCGTATGCGCGTCCAGCACGATCGTCGTCGTTCCGCCGGGAAGCGGCACGAGGCTGCGCGCTACGGTATCGTAGGCCTTGCCCGAAACCCCGCCATTATCGTGCTGCGGAGACAGTTCGTGATTGCGGACCAGCGCCAGCTTGCCGCCGCCCAGATCGAAGCAGCCCATGCCGTCCGCCCGGTCGGGCACGCGGTTGCCATCGCTCATCTCGTCGTCGAGCCGGGACAGTACGCGATAGGAGAACCCGGGCGGTAAATC from Aurantiacibacter spongiae carries:
- a CDS encoding type II restriction endonuclease, producing the protein MRRGYLSDHFAAVAAKRLAVVDTITAQSNQHEVTGSKVLRRILGDTTRSAPRSGPDTRFHATYVWLGGEQEALSEEGRLSWYDSRANDPTRSAEWRLYYQGNPVTELMEPGDSLFVARRPDDHILFIVTPDGTDIQSQLVWLFGLSEQPSLAFEQREITRDSGGEVDFAARFILDELGIEAAEPEADLLDSLIERFGLKFPKTRVFSELARTSLPEISAQDDPDEVLLSWMEREELMFRRLERRIVADRIANGFAGPDGADVDGFLKFSLSVQNTRKARVGLALENHLEAIFLAHDVRYARGAETENKNKPDFLFPGQDQYRDPSFPVELLTMLGSKSTLKDRWRQVLSEAERIPVKHLATLSPGLSENQTDEMRAKSLQLVVPRGLHETYRNTQRAWLMDMRAFLAMVRTRQRA
- a CDS encoding GIY-YIG nuclease family protein; amino-acid sequence: MALTFNMVLKNGGLDPFNVRLMRHQHVADSGLTPYALWRDDRAEFERYQSAQRANRREYFASRYWASFVVPPDGSTMFAGMYEVFGSSPAPDDWVDPLYRLSRLQMNLELDLYECSRLPAFDPFIGCLKVEWGPGARSWAQRADSNTGDKPIVELTQTFREPDFPGFTHFVENLASLPSLPPSWVATLSASRGVYLLTCPRTREQYVGAAHGFEGFWGRWQSYIATGHGGNVGLKSRDPSDYQVSILEVAGSAATVEQIIAMEQLWKRKLQSREMGLNKN
- a CDS encoding septal ring lytic transglycosylase RlpA family protein yields the protein MRTFPTTPDRHRDHPHHLPSRRERLRALMRLKSQRQILGAGLGFSLALCAILASAVAIDSGPRSDVVPLGRGVASVEDHAVSQFDVPALPERPEVQPAALSPPPPSPRESALGEGHASYYGDELAGNRTASGERFDPESLTAAHRTLPLGSRVRVTNPRNGDSVIVRINDRGPYHGNRVIDLSLAAARAIGLIRAGSGRVSLALLT
- a CDS encoding I78 family peptidase inhibitor; this translates as MNLRSSGLAACLLASVSACTTMPAPGGEEPIRVREPSGECDAAPAQSLVGRQASETVGARALELARAANLRWIPPRTAVTMDYRADRLNISYDDDLVILRVYCG
- a CDS encoding acyl-CoA dehydrogenase family protein, coding for MTDQFQLTDDQLAIQDMASRFTADAITPHAAKWDEEHTLPVDVLREAAELGFGGIYVSEDGGGIGLGRLEAALIFEALSYGCPSTSAFLSIHNMTAWMLDTYGSEELKARYLPDMISAELLGSYCLTEPGSGSDAAALKTKAVRDGDDYLVTGTKQFISGAGHNDLYFVMCRTGDDSPRGISCLLIEKDSEGLTFGAQEKKLGWHSQPTATVNLDSVRVPAGNRVGGEGEGFRIAMSGLDGGRLNIGACSLGGAQRCLDEALRYTKERKQFGQSVADFQNTQFTLADMATELEAARALLYLAASKVTSRAPDRTRFAAMAKRLATDTGSAVVDRALQLHGGYGYLQDYPVERFWRDLRVHSILEGTNQIMRMIVGRDLLRQ
- a CDS encoding enoyl-CoA hydratase/isomerase family protein — translated: MTDDVRTQIEAGIGRITLTRPRALHSLTTAMCEAINEALLAWRDNDTVRAVAIDHEDGTRGFCAGGDVAMVRRSALEDGGEAGRAFFFHEYRMNHLLFTYPKPTVAFMDGVTMGGGVGLSQPCDFRVATQNTMFAMPEGSIGLFPDVGAGHYLPRLPGETGKFLALTAARLDGAECLWAGLATHYLAQDGVAEAKRRMMSGEEIDAVLGDLAIVAPEPRIAGNAESIDKLFAPAELEAIIDALAGDSADWAAKELKAVQAKCPMTGKVALRQFAQNAQCTDFAANMAMEYRVASRMMMRHDFAEGVRAVLIDKDNAPAWKPDRPEDISATMLDDIFAPLGQGEEWTPFG
- the cysD gene encoding sulfate adenylyltransferase subunit CysD gives rise to the protein MKGLTHLERLEAESVHIIREVAAESARPVMLYSVGKDSAVMLHLAKKAFHPSPPPFPLMHVDTTWKFKDMYRLRNKAAEDAGMDLIVHRNPEAEERGINPFDHGALHTDMWKTEGLKQALTKHGFDAAFGGARRDEEKSRAKERIFSFRTASHGWDPKNQRPELWNIYNTRKAKGESIRVFPLSNWTELDIWQYIMREQIEIVPLYFAAERPTYTYEGGLFMADDPERLERVMGRRPEITMRSVRFRTLGCFPLTGAVESEASTLAEVVQEMLLTTTSEREGRVIDKESGDASMEKKKQEGYF